The genomic stretch atataCATTATAATTGTTCTTTATGATTTTTCATGTTATGAAAATGTTGAATGATTTTCTCATTTTCAACATAAAAAAAAGTATAAGTATACATTATGTGTTTGAGGATTAAAAACTGATTGCTCtattgatttttttaaaaaatatttttccatTGCTTATTACTAAAAATAACAAAAAGTCATAATTAAAATCATATTCAAATAGTTGATACTAATACTATAAAATTGATACAAATACAACAATTTTAAATAAACACTATCAAACTCTAAAATTAAATTTTCTACCATGAACACAATCTCAAAATCTCAATAAGGTAATAATATATTTTTACTCTCACtacaataataaaaataaattataaattcataaagattaaaattaaaaattttaCCTTTTTAAAAGAACAACAATGGAGAATAAACTAATAACAAAGATGCACTTTGCATTAAGAGAAATTCCAATGAGAGAAAGAGGAAAAATGATTTGTTTATACTTGAAAAGAGTCAAAGAGAATTAATAGGAATAGGAAAAGAAAAGTtgaattttttaaattttatttaaaacatttattctatttattatataaaattaattattttttaaataaaaaaacaattGGATATTTTAAATATATTGGGATAATTGGTGTGTGAGAAACTAAATTATTCAACATTATTTATTAAGTGGGGTCATTATAAAATATTCTTCCTAATTTTTAAGACaattaatatattaatatattgCTTATAATAATACTAAATATTGAATAAATGATCATTATGGTGGAGGCATGAGCCCACTCTAGCTACAAAGTAGCTCCGTCCCTAGTACTGGGACGTCATCTTTCACATAAAGCTAGAATAAATTTAGTATCAACCCACTAAGACATGATTTTGCTTACCTGTCCAAAACCAAAGAGTTTGACATAAGGTTGAATCAACACGTCCATGGCAACAAATTCGTGGACACGAGTTCGAAACTAGAAACATCttaaaaaataaacaacaaaataagttactttataaaaaaatgtgtatgttgtatgaaagtgatgaaagaggaaattatcaaagctagcacacacaCGGTTACAATCTTTGACagtcataggcaaaatttcaaTGTACATGAAACAATGAACCATAATGAGGGGATACCAAGTTTATCCTATAatgttagactaaacagaagaTGGTGCGACCATGGAAAGTTCCAGGTCTTCCGTATTCCTTGCTCGTATGTCATTACGGCATGTACACATACTCGTCAGGACACTTAcaaccatctatctgatgtttacaaggccattaccgtcatgaatgtCTTAACGAAAGTTTCTCATTGCTAGCAATGGATGAATATTGGCTTTCATATCAAGGGGACATAGTTTGACATaacgatgagatgcgaagaaagaaaaaaggacggccaaacaacacatgtattagaacagaaatggatacgactgataaaatgataagattatgtagtatatgtcgtcaacccAGACATAATAAGAAAAAATGTCTCAATCTAGGAGCAACCTTTGTATCATAATTTAGTAactcctttcaatttttgtaacctttgattttgatatattaataactttttgttacaacaaggttaacaacaaacatcattccaacttaaacacacttaaaatTGAACGAGTTTgaataaacaacacaaacaacacaaacaacaaatatcaaaacagATAAAAATAATTAACCATAACATTTAAAAACAATATTTCTAATtaattacaacaatcaaactgatgtcatctgGTCCAACCATCActtccctaacatccttatcattTTTCACTCGCAGTCATCCACGCACGGCATCAAGTCTCTCGatacttctaattttttttgCCTTCAGGTATGTTTCTGTCTAACCAACTAACTAATTCCCTCTTTAGTTGCTCGAAACGGCAGATGTTCCAGAACATCATCTTCATCGAAGGattgtctctcgaataaatcactttttCATAACGACGACGAAGACgaaacatgtttgcaatataatgaaagagatgtggaaaaatgaatcacCAAACACGTttatttatacaaaaaaaattacacaatacATGGAGACGGTTAGACCAATTAGCGCCTCCTTTCACTTCATACACGTGGGTGTCAATTGGATTGACAATACCATGTGCTATTCAATTGACGTTTCCTCTTTAAAATTAAGGATAAACGTCAATTCATCTGACACCTAAGTCTTAAcgttttttgttttgttttgaaaGTGAGATAgtttaaaaattaaattgaaaagtgaattattttaattttttttaaatagatTATTTAAGGGTAAAAATCCTCTAAATCCCCTCATTTTTAAGACTAAACCATAAAACATTAACACAACCTAAACAACCACTCCAACTACACATCTCCGTATAATAAATTGCAAAGGATCCAAACTATATGAACTTCAACTTATTTAGATGTGTCGAATTAAATATTAAACTTATTTAGATGTGCctaataattttattttaatatttattatttatttaatcGCAACAACTTAATTAAATCCAATTTCCCAATTTTCTTCACGAACACTTGAGCCCTAATCCCCAAATCACAACTATGGGTTACCAAATCCACCAAATCAATCTTCAAGTTCGACGAAATCAACAATTTTAGAGAACACTGCATTCATATCTAGAACCTGCTTCGACCTTATACCCAACACCGCCACGAACCTCCGCTCACACTCACAAGTGTCCCATAACACACCTTCACTCTACCGCCGCCACTGATACTCAGGTAACTTTAATCTAGCTTCGAGTTTATCAAAACCACCCGTACAAGGAAAAAAAGTTTCAATTTTTCAATTTTACTCATCAGTAAGAGATTATAAGAATGATAGCTTTTATGATTCTTGGAATTGGAATGGTTTATTTTGGTATGCCACTAGCTGTTGGAAATTTGGGATTCAACATTTATTTGGCAGTAGTTTTGAGATTTTCCATTAAGCATCCATTTTTTATTGCCCTTTTCATTCTGTTAATAGTGGTTCTTTAAAATTTCTACATGATTCCTTCTTTTGGTTTGGTTGTGGTTTTGCTTAACTTTCTGTTTTGTTTAACACTGTTGCTTCTGCATTAGCACTTTTGACTTATGTTTTTTTGTCTGTTTGAAGAAATGATCCCATAAACTAAATGCTTCCAATTATTATACTTTAAATATACATGGTTTATGATTTGTAGAGTTATTTGTAGCAATTTATAAGTTGTGAATTGTAATCTTGTTCTTCTGTTACACAGGTGGCTCTTGTTGCTGCCTGATTTTTTTATTTAGAGATAGAAGAATACTAAAAGAGACAAAAGGCGTTGGTACAAAATGCTTCAGCCCCAAATCGTGCAGTCACCTGCCAGGCTTGGCCTTACAAACCCTAACTCACCATCAATTTTGAATGCTAACCCACAAAAGCTTCCTCCATCACAGACCCACCATCACCAAAACAACCATTCTGCAACTCCTTCAGCTGCTCTACTCTCTCTTTTACCACCTCTCCCTAGAGCACAGGCACTTCTTGCTCAAATGGCTACCTTAGCATCAAAACTCTTTGAAGTATCACCCAACAGATCTGTTTGGCTCACTGCATTCCGTGGATCACTCCCAACATTCCTTTCTTCCCAAACCCAATCACATCCATCTTCCTTGCTTGAGTCTTCTTCGCCTTCCTCCACCAAAGAAATTATTTCACTTTTCACGTCGCTTCAAACCCAAATCTTTGAATCTGTTGCTGAACTCCAAGAAATTATTGATCTACAAGATGCCAAGAAGAAGATTGACGGGGAAATTAGGTCAAAAGATTCGGCACTTCTTGCGTTTGCCAACAAACTCAAAGATGCTGAGCGGGAACTTGACATTCTTGTTGATGATTACTCTGATTATCGCCGCAGCATCAAGAGATTGAAATCAGGAGATGGGAGTGAAGATGATTCTGTAACCACCTCGACTGTCACATCTCAGCTGAAACTGTCGGATATATTATCATATGCTCATCGAATAAGTTATACAACCTTTGCACCACCGGAATTTGGAGCAGGAACGGCTCCTCTTCGCGGTGCAATGCCACCTGCACCACAAGAGGAACAAATGAGAGCTTCACAGCTATATAACTTTGCAGATCTTGATATTGGTTTGCCTAAAGCAGTTGATTCTAAGGAGAAAACAGTTGAGGCTATTATTGAGCCTCCACCTTTACAGCCCGTGGATGCCAATCCACTTGCAAATTTGTCTGCAATTCAAGGGATGCTTCCTCCCAATTTTTCTATTCCACCTGGTTGGAAACCTGGAATGCCTGTACAATTGCCTATTGATATGCCAATTAAGCCCCCACCTGGGTGGAAACCAGGGGATCCTGTGGCATTGCCTCCTATTGACTCGGTACCAAGATTTGAGGAACCGAAAATACCCCCTCACATCCCTCAGCCCAAGCAGCCTGAAATTATTCAAGTGCAGCATGTTAATTTGGATCTCGGAGGAAGTGATAGTAGTGATTATAGTAGTGACGAGGCAAGCTCTGATGACGAAGATTGACAAGTCCATAAAATTTATCTTCTCAAATTGTCGACTGTACAGGTGAGGGTTTGTTTATTAAGTTTTCCTTTTAATTTAAATTGTTGGAAATACATGATCTATGTGAATTCTTGGCATTGAGTTTTAAGATGATCTATGTGAATTCTTGGTATCGAGTTTTAAGATGATCTATGTGAATTCTTGGCATTGAGTTTTAAGATGATCTATGTGAATTCTTGGCATTGAGTTTTAAGATGATATCTATCTTTAGCCTTGAGAAGTTGCATTGATTGTTTAAAAACATAACTTTTCAGCATCTAATTACTATTGAGTAATATGAAATAATCCTCTGCGGAGGGATCTTAGGGTTTCTGCTGTAAGCTTTAGAAATCTGAATGTGTATGTTTTATAATCTTGAAAATTTCAAATTAGCCCTgcatttaattttatttttatgaaaGTTAAAAAATCACACTTTTTTAAACAACTAAAATACATTTTCATTCTGTAGAAATTTCCACCTCTTAACTGCACTTTTCTCGTCCAATTATTCTCCCCTCTTCTACATTGTACAAACTCACTTGTAGTAATAACCCTTTCTTACACGTAGATGCCCTTTTCCCAGTCTCTCATAGTCATAACTCATTTTGCACACACCATTTTTCACTCTTATACTCACTGCAAATGCACCCTTTTATCTTTCACCAAGTTTCAATGTTCTACACATTCCTCACCTGCTTAATTTTTGCCCACTTAGTGCATGTTTGGATTGGCGGCGACTTTCACTGAGGCACGGTGTACCCGAGTTTTTTTTTAACTCATTGTGATTCCAAATATGCACACAACTATTTTTCACATCCTTAAGTATCCACCTCACTCATTGACTATCACTATATTTTTCACAAGCATGCGCGTACCTGGATTTTTTACTCATGCATAATAGGTTATACACACAGGAGGACCAGCCAGAGTTTGAGAGGGGAAAAGGTTAAGCATCTGGAAAAGAATTGAATTACCTTCCTTGGCCAACATAAGTTAATTTGAGAAAAGAGTTGAACATCCTTGGGCAGCATAAGTTAATTTGAGAAAATACACACAGGACGGTAACTCAACAGCTTTTTCGTTTCTCTATTATCATTTTTTCCCGTTAAAATGAGACGGTTGAAGATAATGTAGTTGATTCTGATATTTTGTTTGTTACTGTCGGTCTCATGATTTCTGGATTTTGTAGAAGTTGCTAAATGAGTTTAATATTTGACATATCTAAATAGGCTGTATGTTTTATTTATTGCTATTAATTCGCGTTGAATTAGAATCACTATAATTGCGTAATTTTGTTATAAGATGCATCTCCTTCTATTAGGCTGTCCTTTCAGAATCATTCTGATTTATGGGAAACAGAAAGGAATCATTCTGATTTATACACTAACTTTAGAGTTTCTAAAACCCCAGAAGATATTCAAGAAATTATTTCAATTTTCATCTCCCTTTAAATCCAAATATTTGAATATGTTGCTCAACTCCAAGAAATTATTGATCGACAAGATGCTAATAAGAAGAATGACAGGGAAATGAAGTCAAAAGATCAAGACTTCTTTTGCATTTGCCAACAAACTCAAAGATGTTGAGCGTGAACTTGAAATTTTTGTTGATGATTACTAATATTATCGCTGCAATATCAAGAGATTGAAATCAATAAATGGTAATGAAGATGATTCTTTAACCACATTCACTATCTCATCTCAGATGCAACTACTAGATATAGTATCGTATGCCCATGGAATAAGTTATACAACCTTTGTACCACTAAAATTCGGACAAGGAACACATCCACTTCACGGTGCAAATTATACATATATTTTCTTTTAAGTAGATTTTAAAGAATTATTTCAAATATTAATCCTCGATTTTCTTTTAATTTgtaatttttattctattttaatatttttttctttaaaaaatattaatttaaatatcAAAGAAATAGATTAAAAAAAGCAACCTATAAGTTTGTGAAGCAAAAAGCCTAATGAGATGAATCTAACGAGTTGGATCGAGTTGTTTATAAACTTATAACAAGTCGGATTTGAGTTTTAAAAAAAGTTCGTGTCGAACTCGAGTCGAGTTTTGAGTTGAACCGATTCTTATCGATTTGAGTTGAGTTTAGTCCTACCTATATTCATTTAGTCCTACCTATATTTATTTATGGTGTTTTTATTCACTTAGTTAGTTTATTCAATAATTTAATGATGATTTCAGAGATGTATATCTGAAAATGTCAAAtgagaaattaaataaaataccACGTTGCATGTTCTTCTTCCTTATGATCAAACTCAACTTCACTCTCAAAATCCTTAAAAAAAAATTCTTCCATTCAAAATCAACTTTTCAACACCAAGATTTCATTCTTGTATTTTGTCACATCAAAGAGAGTAAAAGAAGATGAAATTTAAGGTAAAAATCATTCATTTCATCCCTCATTCCTTGCATTAATATGATTTTTTAGCTAAAAAAAAGAACGTTGACTTCAGATATGCATCTCCAGACAAATTTTCATGTGTTTCGAAGATCCACATCTGGTTGTGCCTAATACTTTGAGTTTTTACTTTGTTATTCTGTTATGATTGATATTAGATATGGTGCACCCGAATATGTTCTCAAAGTTTCTGTGAGGATGAATGTTAAATCAGATGAAGTGAATAATGATGTTAAACCGGATGAAGCGAATGTTGATGTTAAATCGGATGATGTTAAACTGAGTGTCAGACTAATTGTTGTCGAGATAGATGTTTGTGAACAATTTATAAATAAACAAGAGTCTATTGTTCGTGAGCATATGCTACAATGAGTACGCGAGGAGGACGGAAAATTGAGGTTTGACGTTGTAATAGGAAGGTCTGACAATGATTATGATATAAGACAAACATTTGTAACAATGAGATGCGAAAGAAGTGGCATGTACCAACCATTGATTAGGAAGTTGAAACATGACAACACGGGATCGAAAAAATGTGAATGCCCGTTTAAATTGCGTGGATACCGCAAGGAGAACGATGCATGGAAATTTAATGTGGTTTATGGTATACATAAGTATGTCTTGTGTCATAAGTTAGTCGGTCATCCCAATGTATGTTTCCTTATTCCGGAGGATAAGGAACTTGTTTCGAACATGACATTATACATGCCTGCGTCGAAAAATATATTTACAACTTTGAAACGAAAAAGACCTCAAAACGTTTCAAATATTAAGCAAGTATACAATGTTCGTTCCCGAAACAACAAGGTGGTATGATGTCTAAGATCTGAAATGCAACAACTCTTGAAGCTTTTGGAGATGACCACTATGTTTTTAGGTACAAAGTTTGTGAGAATAAAGTCATTGTTCGAGATATATTTTGAACTCATCCTGATTCCATCAAGTTGTTCAACACATTTGCTAGTGTGTTCATAATTGATTCAGCACATAAGACCAACAAGTTTAGACTTTGAATTCCGGAAATTTCCGGTATTACTTCTATGAACAAGAATTTTTTTAGTGGATTTTACATTTTTGGAATTCGAAAAAGATGACAATGTTACATGGGCTTTGTAAATGTGCAAGATTATGTTGAAGGGCCAAGAAAATATGCCAAATGTAATTGTCACTGATCGCGAAACCGCACTGATGAATTCGATCACAAATGTGTTTCCTAGATCGTATGCATTACTTTTCAAGTATCACATAACTAAAAATGTGAGAAGTCGACTAAAATATGTGGTAGGCGTCAAATAAATCAAAGGCAAAGATGGAAAAATGGTTAAAACTAGTGTGGTGTTGGAAAAGATAATGGATGCTTGGAATGGTATAATAAATTCTTCCACGAAAGAGTTATATGTCGAATCTGTAATACATTTCAAGAGGGTGTGTGCAAGATATCCAGATTTCCTGAAATATGTTGAGAGTACTACTTTAGATCAGGTGAAGGAGAAGATTGTTTGTGCCTAGACCGATCAGGTTAGCCACTTTGGCAATACAACAACTATGAGAGTTGAATCAACACACACTACACTGAAGATTTGGTTGGGAAACAGTAAATGTGATTTTTGTCAAGATTACGACGCCGCGAACCAAATGATATGAAACCAATATAATGAGATACAAATAACTTTTGGTCAGAGCATTACTGTGTTAGAACATTGATTTAAAAATAACATCCTTTATTCTCAACTGGTTGGCAACACATCTTGGGCAAGACTGAATTTTATTTTTCACAACGCCGAGCGAGCAGATAAAACAAGTTCAAACAGCTCAAAGTATGATTGTACAATTAGGAAGACATACAGTATTTCATGTGCTTGTTTAACTTCAAAGAAGATAAAGCTTGATAAATCGATACACATGGATGAAGTTTACACTCACTGGAAAATGCTTCGATTTGACGACGATAGTGTGATGAAGGATGATAAATGAAATATAACTATTATGACTGAACAAAATAATCCAAGAGAGATTTTCGAAAGTTGATGACAACATAAAATTTCACATCAAAGAGCAACTGAGAAAGATTGCCTATCTAGAAACAACAAATTTGAAATCACCATCGAAACCGGTAAAAATGAAAGGTGCCCCTACAAAGGTAAAATCGTCCAAGAGTGATAATTCTACAAAGCGGTATCCTTCTTACTTTAAACATGTTAAGTCACATTTTCCAAATTCTCAACCTCCTAAAtctaaaaaaaaattgtttttaagAATACTCGCATTAGCAAACCATCTGCCATACCATTGTTACCAAAAATCATTCACACTTCAGAGATGTTgtttttatgcacaaatacattGAGTGGATTGTAGATGTTAAGGGTGACATCAATTGTAGTTTTTCAACTGTTCCGAGTTTGCTCGATAAAGGAGAGGACAATTCACCAATTTGTCTGTCATCATCTTATACAAGAGTTGACGATACATAGGGAATCATACACAACGCTATACGGGAACAAATAACATCACATTACAATTTTAAATGCTCTTGTTTCTTGAGTTAGTGTCATGACACCGATTGAAAAATGGACGTGCTTCCCTAAAATGAGACATCTTACAACAAATGCTTATGATAGGGTGTGTATTGATTTGACACAATATGGTTTCTTGAGACATTTTTTCACTTCAAAGTATGTCACCTCAAATCCATCATGGCGCATCTTGTGTGTTGGTGGCTTTCAAAAATATAACATTTTATTCGATTGTATTTGAAATCAGGGTGTCCTATATCAAAGACATCACTAGAGTGGATGACATATTTCACAAAGGATGCTGAAACTTGGTCGTATCACTTTTTTGGAAAGGATGAAAAATTCACCAACTTGAGCAACATCGAAAGAGAATCAAATAAGGAAATGTCAAAGAAGGAACCACCAATAGAAAAAGATTTAGACGGTGACACGTGTTTTAATGCCTTTTAGTTTTTATCTAACAATGCAACTCGTTTTTTTAGTATGTAATATTGTCAATTATGTAATCCCGATACAATTTGAGACATACATAATGTATATTTTACATTATTTTATGTAATTT from Lathyrus oleraceus cultivar Zhongwan6 chromosome 7, CAAS_Psat_ZW6_1.0, whole genome shotgun sequence encodes the following:
- the LOC127108400 gene encoding mediator of RNA polymerase II transcription subunit 4, which gives rise to MLQPQIVQSPARLGLTNPNSPSILNANPQKLPPSQTHHHQNNHSATPSAALLSLLPPLPRAQALLAQMATLASKLFEVSPNRSVWLTAFRGSLPTFLSSQTQSHPSSLLESSSPSSTKEIISLFTSLQTQIFESVAELQEIIDLQDAKKKIDGEIRSKDSALLAFANKLKDAERELDILVDDYSDYRRSIKRLKSGDGSEDDSVTTSTVTSQLKLSDILSYAHRISYTTFAPPEFGAGTAPLRGAMPPAPQEEQMRASQLYNFADLDIGLPKAVDSKEKTVEAIIEPPPLQPVDANPLANLSAIQGMLPPNFSIPPGWKPGMPVQLPIDMPIKPPPGWKPGDPVALPPIDSVPRFEEPKIPPHIPQPKQPEIIQVQHVNLDLGGSDSSDYSSDEASSDDED